In a genomic window of Pseudoglutamicibacter albus:
- a CDS encoding winged helix-turn-helix domain-containing protein — translation MLPTPEAPEPTSASPAETTAAADTAATHTNAANTNAANTDAPEPTGEETPATETPATEAPAAETPAAGLKAGGGRQIVVTDPKAIKALTHRARVLVIDELIGSRATRTATELAELTGLTPSAMSYHLRELERFGLVERVSPPKGANSDGRERHWRAMGDSVVTASRGGQYSQLTNYAQTRLDTYREKLVAEIEFREKNRRHDSEIPASAYMYFGSLFLDEENEKEFLRRINELEKEFTARSREADDPAVPRRRTYYLLSGLPDRTQPFPGEDGF, via the coding sequence GTGCTACCTACTCCTGAAGCTCCTGAGCCGACATCAGCGAGCCCCGCTGAAACCACCGCTGCGGCAGACACCGCCGCGACACACACCAATGCGGCAAACACCAATGCAGCAAACACCGATGCGCCGGAGCCTACCGGGGAGGAAACTCCTGCCACAGAAACCCCTGCCACAGAGGCCCCTGCTGCAGAGACTCCTGCTGCAGGGCTCAAGGCTGGTGGTGGCCGCCAGATTGTGGTGACGGACCCGAAAGCGATTAAGGCGTTGACGCATCGGGCGCGGGTTTTGGTGATCGATGAGCTGATAGGTTCGCGGGCTACGCGTACGGCTACTGAGCTTGCGGAGTTGACGGGTCTCACCCCGTCGGCGATGAGTTATCACTTGCGTGAGTTGGAGCGTTTCGGTCTGGTGGAGCGGGTTTCACCACCTAAAGGGGCCAACAGTGATGGCCGTGAACGGCATTGGCGGGCTATGGGGGATTCTGTGGTGACGGCCTCCCGCGGTGGGCAGTACTCGCAGCTGACTAATTATGCGCAAACCCGTTTGGATACCTACCGGGAGAAACTGGTCGCGGAAATCGAGTTCCGGGAGAAGAACCGCCGCCATGATTCAGAGATCCCGGCATCGGCGTACATGTATTTCGGGTCGCTGTTCCTAGATGAGGAGAACGAGAAAGAGTTTTTGCGGCGCATCAACGAATTAGAGAAGGAGTTCACGGCTCGTTCGCGTGAAGCTGATGACCCGGCCGTTCCGCGCCGGCGTACATACTATTTACTGTCAGGCTTGCCGGACCGCACGCAGCCGTTCCCTGGTGAAGACGGGTTCTGA
- a CDS encoding DUF7059 domain-containing protein yields MVSPDLPVFSSVSDVDVLRADLVAARFTFDAVVALVGEDAMDALVREQPAAARWAVEQARAAGAPTAGSDAGLAALVWVFVLGGVVESAELSAAMPGVGVEGLMRLGLVEPAPGGGVRAAVDLRPHAADDGLELWVASDVGAHHREGVLRKDHVLGIGQASLTLAANTVRRDVDTALDVGVGCGIQTFHLLRHAGHVTATDLSGRALAFTRFNALLNYEQLGIDPADMDARLTLLQGSLLEPVAGRQFDVVVSNPPFVITPRTVGESEEDRFTYRDGGLPGDQLVETLWRGLGDVLAPGGTAQMLANWEIPSGAHWAQRLDDWTPQGLEAWVIQRDVESPADYAQMWLRDASEDRDPVAAQRRFGEYLEDFASRDVEGVGFGYVWLRRPEVGRAHGVGRVFEEVLREVDSPLGPWLKREIDAADALVGLDVASARAVVAEDVTTETYGRPLDPHPQMIVLRQGSGLRRTHALTTEQAGLVSACDGDVPVGALAAAVVELMTDDALDADADADAAAGQHGTQRQVRDLVDFAATLVRQGLLVIE; encoded by the coding sequence ATGGTTTCTCCGGATCTCCCAGTGTTTTCTTCCGTTTCTGATGTTGATGTTTTGCGCGCTGATTTGGTGGCGGCACGCTTCACGTTCGATGCGGTGGTTGCGTTGGTGGGCGAGGACGCGATGGATGCGCTGGTTCGTGAGCAGCCGGCGGCTGCCCGCTGGGCTGTCGAGCAGGCCCGGGCCGCCGGCGCGCCGACCGCCGGTTCGGATGCCGGGTTGGCGGCGTTGGTGTGGGTTTTCGTGTTGGGTGGTGTGGTTGAGTCGGCTGAGCTGAGCGCAGCGATGCCGGGTGTTGGCGTTGAGGGTTTGATGCGGCTGGGCTTGGTGGAGCCGGCCCCGGGTGGCGGAGTGCGGGCAGCCGTAGATCTTCGCCCGCATGCGGCTGATGATGGGCTTGAGCTGTGGGTGGCTTCGGATGTTGGGGCGCATCATCGTGAGGGTGTTTTGCGTAAGGACCATGTGTTGGGGATTGGTCAGGCGTCGTTGACGTTGGCGGCCAATACGGTTCGCCGTGACGTTGATACGGCGTTGGACGTGGGTGTTGGGTGCGGTATTCAGACGTTTCATTTGTTGCGGCATGCCGGGCACGTCACGGCGACTGACCTTTCGGGGCGTGCGTTGGCGTTCACGCGTTTCAATGCGTTGCTGAACTATGAGCAGTTGGGTATCGATCCCGCTGATATGGATGCGCGCCTCACTTTGCTGCAGGGTTCGTTGTTGGAGCCTGTGGCTGGGCGGCAGTTTGATGTGGTGGTGTCGAATCCGCCGTTTGTGATTACTCCGCGCACGGTGGGGGAATCGGAGGAGGACCGTTTCACGTACCGGGATGGGGGCTTGCCGGGGGATCAGCTGGTTGAGACTTTGTGGCGCGGCTTGGGTGATGTTTTAGCGCCGGGCGGTACGGCTCAGATGTTGGCGAACTGGGAGATCCCTTCTGGTGCTCATTGGGCTCAGCGTTTGGATGACTGGACTCCTCAGGGGCTTGAGGCGTGGGTGATTCAGCGTGATGTTGAGTCGCCTGCCGATTATGCGCAGATGTGGTTGCGGGATGCCTCTGAGGACCGGGATCCGGTGGCAGCGCAGCGTCGTTTCGGTGAGTATCTTGAGGATTTCGCCTCGCGTGATGTTGAGGGCGTGGGGTTCGGTTATGTGTGGTTGAGGCGCCCGGAGGTGGGGCGTGCGCATGGTGTGGGGCGCGTGTTTGAGGAGGTTTTGCGTGAGGTGGATTCCCCTTTGGGGCCGTGGTTGAAGCGTGAGATTGATGCGGCCGATGCGTTGGTGGGGCTCGATGTGGCCTCAGCGCGGGCTGTCGTTGCCGAGGATGTGACGACTGAGACGTATGGGCGGCCTTTGGATCCGCATCCGCAGATGATCGTGTTGCGGCAGGGCTCGGGGCTGCGGCGTACGCATGCGTTGACGACGGAACAGGCTGGTTTGGTTTCAGCCTGCGATGGTGATGTTCCGGTGGGTGCATTAGCCGCCGCTGTCGTTGAACTCATGACGGACGATGCTCTCGATGCCGATGCCGATGCCGATGCGGCAGCCGGCCAGCACGGCACGCAACGGCAGGTTCGGGACTTGGTTGATTTTGCGGCCACGTTGGTGCGGCAAGGGCTCTTGGTGATCGAATGA
- a CDS encoding GNAT family N-acetyltransferase, whose product MNGIASDELIGTWVNGWAEARGFDTYHEGPVHAYRRTGQDEAHWEYVVHEPDNELLKKLAHMMREHSGQRLTVFTEDPDSMPEKVHEVGLKVVANREVMMTSPMAAQDVEPPITEDSLVWHEKRDGAHTWVSLHRREDGAVLASGHMAAIGDYAVFDRIVTAPDQRRKGYGTLVTRYLASVATETEAEYGLLVASTDGYELYHHLGWTLLGAMLAVETPEEADDAARTDHTN is encoded by the coding sequence ATGAACGGTATTGCAAGCGATGAGCTCATCGGCACCTGGGTCAACGGCTGGGCCGAAGCCCGAGGCTTCGACACCTACCACGAAGGACCAGTCCACGCCTACCGCCGAACAGGTCAAGACGAAGCCCACTGGGAATACGTAGTCCACGAACCCGACAACGAACTGCTGAAAAAACTCGCACACATGATGCGCGAACACAGCGGTCAACGCCTCACCGTCTTCACCGAAGACCCAGACAGCATGCCCGAGAAAGTCCACGAAGTCGGGCTCAAAGTCGTAGCCAACCGCGAAGTCATGATGACCAGCCCCATGGCCGCGCAAGACGTCGAACCACCCATCACCGAAGACAGCCTCGTCTGGCATGAAAAACGCGACGGCGCCCACACCTGGGTCTCCCTCCACCGCCGCGAAGACGGAGCCGTTCTCGCCTCCGGACACATGGCGGCCATCGGCGACTACGCAGTCTTCGACCGCATCGTCACCGCACCAGACCAGCGCCGCAAGGGCTACGGAACACTCGTGACCCGCTACCTCGCATCCGTCGCAACCGAAACCGAAGCCGAATACGGCCTCCTCGTCGCCTCAACCGACGGCTACGAGCTCTACCACCACCTCGGCTGGACCCTACTCGGCGCGATGCTCGCAGTAGAAACCCCAGAAGAAGCAGACGACGCCGCACGCACCGACCACACCAACTAA
- a CDS encoding DEAD/DEAH box helicase, whose amino-acid sequence MKDFRTLVPLLGRGDEPETLRHVRVMPSREAEYAPWPEWLHPDARHAWGEAGIHQPYRHQVEAANLIHTGHDTIIATGTASGKSLAYLMPVLDALTRGARIDTTHHDAGARAPHNAAASPAASVLSGGRGEATALYIAPTKALAGDQLTSIEELGVPGVRAATYDGDTPPEERRWVRDHANFLLTNPDMLHYGVLPNHTRWAPFLRKLTHIVVDEAHSYRGVFGSHVAVLLRRLLRIAEHYGADVRVVGASATSAEPAATFTRLTGREACAVTQDTSETGETTVVLWEPPLTDQRGENGVFLRRSLVAETADLLANLVSGHVRTLAFIRSRRGAEAISASTRRLLEEVDDSLPGRIAAYRSGYLPQERRALEDALRSGELLGVASTSALELGIDIAGLDAVLVAGWPGTRASFFQQIGRAGRGGQESLATFIAGDDPLDAFLVHHPETLLDSGVEASVFDPSNPYVLQPHLAAAAAELPLTVNDMSLFGGTARELVEDLEERGILRRRPSGWFWVHAESAHEFVDLRSVGGGPMQVIDSQTGAVIATMDSSQAHYQAHEGAVYLHQGKRYVVDVLDEENHVVLATAAEPDFYTQARDVTSVKVLDVTHEEKWGEIGVYYGDLLVTTQVVSFQRKALISNEILSEEPLELEPRELFTKGVWFTIPEPRLHSAGVQAGAIPGSLHAAEHAAIGLLPLLVTSDRWDIGGVSTAMHIDTESPTIFVYDGHAGGAGFTERAHAMAPFWLEATRDAIRTCECSSGCPSCVQSPKCGNKNNPLDKAGAIALLSEILRFVPAHRKRR is encoded by the coding sequence ATGAAAGATTTCCGGACACTGGTTCCCCTGCTGGGCCGCGGCGATGAACCCGAGACGCTACGGCACGTCCGAGTCATGCCCTCCCGCGAAGCCGAATATGCTCCCTGGCCCGAGTGGCTGCACCCGGATGCCCGCCATGCCTGGGGTGAGGCCGGAATCCATCAGCCCTACCGGCATCAAGTCGAAGCCGCCAACCTCATCCACACCGGCCACGACACCATCATCGCCACCGGAACCGCCTCAGGTAAATCACTGGCCTACCTCATGCCGGTGCTCGATGCGCTGACCCGCGGAGCACGCATCGACACGACGCATCACGATGCGGGAGCCAGAGCGCCCCACAACGCTGCCGCCTCACCGGCGGCCAGCGTCCTTTCGGGTGGTCGCGGCGAAGCGACCGCCCTCTATATCGCACCAACCAAAGCGTTGGCCGGCGACCAACTCACCAGCATCGAGGAACTCGGCGTACCCGGTGTCAGGGCCGCAACATACGACGGCGACACTCCACCCGAAGAACGACGCTGGGTACGGGACCACGCCAACTTTCTACTCACCAACCCAGACATGCTCCACTACGGGGTCCTGCCCAACCACACACGGTGGGCGCCGTTCCTACGGAAGCTCACGCACATCGTGGTGGACGAGGCGCATTCATATCGCGGGGTTTTCGGTTCCCACGTTGCCGTTCTATTGCGGCGCCTGCTACGGATCGCCGAACATTACGGCGCGGACGTGCGGGTGGTCGGGGCGAGTGCGACGAGCGCTGAACCCGCCGCGACGTTCACGCGCTTGACGGGGCGGGAAGCGTGCGCGGTAACGCAGGACACTTCGGAGACCGGGGAGACGACCGTGGTGTTGTGGGAGCCGCCGTTGACCGATCAACGGGGTGAGAACGGCGTGTTCTTGCGTCGCTCCCTCGTTGCTGAAACCGCTGACTTGCTGGCAAACCTCGTCTCTGGGCATGTACGGACCCTGGCGTTTATCCGCTCCCGGAGGGGTGCCGAGGCGATTTCCGCTTCGACTCGCCGGCTTCTAGAAGAGGTCGATGATTCCCTGCCGGGTCGCATCGCGGCTTATAGGTCAGGGTATTTGCCGCAGGAACGCCGCGCTTTGGAAGACGCGTTACGCTCGGGTGAGCTACTGGGGGTCGCATCGACGTCCGCGCTTGAATTGGGTATCGACATCGCGGGTCTGGATGCGGTGCTGGTGGCGGGCTGGCCGGGGACGCGTGCCTCGTTCTTCCAACAGATTGGGCGTGCCGGCCGCGGCGGGCAAGAGTCTTTGGCCACGTTCATTGCAGGCGACGACCCGCTCGATGCGTTTTTGGTTCATCACCCGGAAACGTTGCTGGATTCCGGGGTTGAGGCGAGTGTTTTTGACCCTTCGAACCCCTATGTTCTGCAGCCACATTTGGCCGCGGCTGCCGCTGAGCTTCCCTTGACAGTCAACGATATGAGCTTGTTTGGGGGTACCGCGCGGGAACTGGTTGAGGATCTGGAGGAACGCGGTATTTTGCGTCGCCGCCCATCGGGGTGGTTTTGGGTTCACGCTGAGTCTGCTCACGAGTTCGTGGACCTGCGTTCAGTGGGTGGCGGCCCGATGCAGGTCATCGACTCCCAGACGGGTGCCGTGATCGCGACGATGGACTCTTCACAGGCGCACTATCAGGCTCATGAGGGTGCCGTGTATTTGCATCAGGGCAAGCGCTATGTGGTTGATGTTTTAGATGAGGAGAACCACGTGGTCCTCGCTACCGCGGCTGAGCCTGATTTCTATACTCAAGCCCGCGATGTCACGAGCGTGAAAGTCCTGGATGTGACGCATGAGGAGAAATGGGGCGAGATAGGCGTCTACTACGGGGACCTACTGGTGACAACGCAGGTGGTTTCTTTCCAACGTAAAGCGTTGATTTCTAACGAGATTTTGAGTGAGGAGCCACTTGAGCTTGAGCCGCGTGAGCTGTTCACCAAAGGCGTGTGGTTCACGATCCCTGAGCCGCGCTTGCATTCGGCTGGAGTTCAGGCTGGCGCTATCCCTGGTTCGTTGCATGCCGCGGAGCATGCCGCGATTGGTCTGTTGCCGTTGTTGGTCACGAGTGACCGTTGGGACATTGGCGGGGTCTCTACCGCGATGCACATTGATACTGAGTCGCCCACCATTTTCGTCTACGACGGCCATGCGGGTGGTGCGGGTTTCACCGAGCGTGCTCACGCGATGGCCCCGTTCTGGCTGGAGGCTACACGGGATGCGATCCGCACGTGCGAGTGTTCTTCCGGATGCCCTTCCTGTGTTCAGTCCCCTAAGTGCGGTAACAAGAACAACCCTCTAGATAAAGCCGGTGCGATCGCTCTGCTGAGCGAAATCCTGCGTTTTGTACCCGCTCACCGTAAACGCCGCTGA
- a CDS encoding Rv3654c family TadE-like protein, which produces MRSNKPLRTGEQQPREDGSRKESPREDWTQETGAATALVIGLLVFGLLAALSVAMWAVSAADQARAKTAADLAALAAADAHRGVISAGNPCALAATIAAKHESELTTCTLLAGEGATVRIVTKAHRSGWFKGWPLPAMQAESYAGPPTIEGAE; this is translated from the coding sequence ATGCGCTCAAATAAACCGCTGAGAACCGGTGAACAACAACCGCGTGAAGATGGCTCCCGCAAGGAGAGCCCACGCGAAGATTGGACGCAGGAAACCGGTGCCGCTACTGCGCTGGTGATCGGCCTCTTGGTCTTCGGCCTGCTGGCAGCGCTCAGCGTTGCGATGTGGGCTGTCTCCGCAGCGGACCAAGCGCGAGCTAAAACCGCGGCAGACCTCGCCGCGCTCGCCGCCGCAGACGCACACCGCGGAGTCATCTCAGCAGGAAACCCGTGCGCGCTCGCCGCAACGATAGCTGCCAAGCACGAGTCCGAACTCACCACATGCACATTGTTGGCTGGCGAAGGGGCCACGGTTCGTATCGTCACGAAAGCTCACAGGAGCGGATGGTTCAAAGGATGGCCCTTACCCGCGATGCAAGCTGAGTCTTACGCCGGACCACCAACAATCGAGGGAGCGGAATGA
- a CDS encoding TadE family type IV pilus minor pilin has protein sequence MNSSSDQTRKRGAQIHPRGTGAYPSGTHAHPRSVMVKQPLETLAVPDPMRQTRNHPARGYAAQGYAVQRCSGQGCAARGSVTVEFAVLLPALVLLLAFVGAVATVGTAQVRAQHAAGIAAREEARGAHVDVARVAGAGATHRVQRSNEWVTVEVKNTVKLWKLLGPGIPVEATATARVEEVVSDALK, from the coding sequence ATGAACTCGTCATCCGACCAGACCCGCAAGCGTGGCGCGCAGATCCACCCACGCGGCACAGGGGCCTACCCGAGCGGGACACACGCCCACCCACGCAGCGTGATGGTAAAGCAGCCGTTGGAAACGCTCGCAGTGCCGGACCCGATGCGGCAAACGCGGAACCATCCTGCACGGGGCTACGCGGCGCAGGGTTACGCGGTGCAGCGCTGCTCCGGGCAGGGGTGCGCGGCGCGGGGGTCGGTCACAGTGGAGTTCGCTGTCCTCCTGCCTGCTCTCGTACTGTTGCTGGCCTTTGTCGGGGCCGTCGCGACGGTGGGGACTGCGCAGGTGCGTGCCCAACACGCGGCTGGAATCGCGGCCAGGGAAGAAGCGAGGGGAGCGCACGTCGACGTTGCGCGAGTAGCGGGCGCTGGTGCGACCCACCGAGTCCAACGCAGTAACGAATGGGTCACCGTTGAGGTGAAGAACACCGTCAAACTATGGAAACTCCTTGGCCCTGGAATCCCGGTGGAAGCCACCGCGACAGCACGCGTTGAAGAGGTAGTCAGCGATGCGCTCAAATAA
- a CDS encoding DUF4244 domain-containing protein — translation MEKNRTATASPQPQPLRHTQPQSQRRTQPRQILDPEAGIATAEFSIVTLAAVGFAGLLVTILSGGQVKGMLMGLISKALGS, via the coding sequence ATGGAAAAGAACCGCACCGCAACCGCATCGCCACAGCCACAACCACTGCGGCACACACAGCCGCAGTCACAGCGAAGGACGCAACCTCGGCAGATTCTCGACCCCGAAGCAGGGATCGCGACCGCTGAGTTTTCGATCGTCACGCTCGCCGCCGTTGGTTTTGCGGGGCTGCTGGTGACGATCTTGAGCGGAGGCCAAGTCAAGGGAATGTTGATGGGGTTGATCTCCAAGGCCCTCGGCTCATAG
- a CDS encoding type II secretion system F family protein, protein MTTLILTAQPGSTMTLSAWICAGMLAVAIMAWAPRSNGRQRLTTTHPRGSEQVASPSARTSTNHLPRDPASSLADDFGDAEYAPLVAEALALCIESGMSLEYALTTLDNSTGNALGLNRVATALAWGIEGEKAFSYAPNAQQLGSFIQVSRSTGAPVAELLRQSSKHQRAANEDRMKAQAERLGVRVVIPLGLCALPAFICLGVIPVALALQPWSQ, encoded by the coding sequence ATGACAACACTGATCCTTACAGCGCAGCCAGGTTCCACGATGACGCTGAGCGCATGGATCTGTGCCGGGATGCTGGCTGTGGCGATCATGGCGTGGGCCCCGCGATCCAACGGGAGGCAACGCCTAACCACGACGCACCCCAGGGGCAGCGAACAGGTTGCTAGCCCTTCGGCTCGGACTTCTACGAATCACTTGCCGCGCGATCCGGCGAGTTCGTTAGCGGATGATTTTGGGGATGCCGAATATGCGCCGTTGGTAGCCGAGGCCCTCGCCTTATGCATCGAATCAGGCATGTCCCTCGAGTACGCGTTGACGACGCTGGATAACTCGACCGGCAACGCGTTAGGGCTCAACCGGGTCGCTACCGCCCTGGCGTGGGGCATAGAAGGCGAAAAAGCGTTCAGCTACGCACCAAACGCTCAACAGCTAGGTTCGTTCATCCAGGTCTCCAGGAGCACCGGAGCACCCGTGGCCGAACTGTTGAGACAGTCGAGTAAACATCAACGCGCCGCGAACGAAGACCGGATGAAAGCCCAAGCGGAACGCCTCGGTGTGCGCGTGGTGATCCCACTCGGGCTCTGCGCCCTCCCCGCATTTATATGCCTCGGGGTGATCCCGGTAGCCCTCGCGCTCCAACCGTGGAGCCAATAA
- a CDS encoding CpaF family protein: MGAPRERDGRTVLRHGGWGGYSHEVTNHVREQLLERGERADPSVIASLLSSDGVVRGPGALREAAQTVQRNLTGLGPLAEFAEKPGVSDVLVTSDGCVWVDETAGLERTGVWLEPAEVVGIAVRVLGRAGRALDTAHPYGDAVVDGYRVHAVLPPIVDAPVLSIRVPSPAQARLGEMLAGPQQAWVPVLKRVVEQRETFMISGGTGAGKTTLLSGMLAECVASERLIMIEDSRELRPHHPHTVSMQARQPNAEGTGEVTLQELVRQALRMRPDRLIVGECRGAEIQDLLMALNTGHTGAGATVHANSINDVPARLIALGSLAGWRPSTTALQAASAIATVIHVERTDRGRGPSALGSLRLTKEGSLEIDVHYVADETGAPQRVDAPGLGADGLWIPGKAERP; the protein is encoded by the coding sequence ATGGGGGCGCCACGTGAACGGGATGGCCGGACGGTGCTGCGGCACGGGGGCTGGGGTGGGTATTCGCACGAGGTGACGAACCATGTGCGGGAGCAGTTGCTCGAGCGGGGTGAGCGGGCCGATCCGTCGGTGATCGCGAGCCTGTTGTCTTCGGACGGGGTGGTGCGTGGGCCGGGTGCTTTACGTGAGGCTGCGCAAACGGTTCAACGGAATCTGACTGGTTTGGGGCCGCTCGCGGAGTTCGCGGAGAAGCCTGGGGTGAGCGATGTTCTGGTGACCTCTGATGGCTGTGTTTGGGTCGATGAAACGGCAGGTTTAGAGCGAACTGGGGTGTGGTTGGAACCTGCGGAGGTTGTGGGTATAGCGGTGCGGGTGCTTGGCAGGGCAGGGCGTGCGTTGGATACTGCCCACCCGTATGGCGACGCGGTGGTGGACGGCTACAGAGTGCATGCTGTGTTGCCGCCCATCGTTGATGCGCCTGTTTTATCGATCCGCGTCCCTAGCCCGGCGCAAGCGCGGCTCGGCGAGATGTTGGCGGGGCCGCAGCAAGCCTGGGTTCCCGTACTGAAACGGGTGGTTGAACAGAGGGAAACATTCATGATCAGCGGCGGCACCGGTGCAGGAAAAACAACTCTGCTTTCCGGGATGCTGGCCGAATGTGTGGCCAGCGAGAGGCTCATTATGATCGAGGACTCGCGTGAACTGCGGCCCCACCATCCGCATACGGTTTCGATGCAGGCGAGGCAACCCAACGCGGAAGGAACGGGCGAGGTCACGTTGCAAGAACTCGTACGGCAGGCGCTGCGTATGCGGCCGGACCGGCTGATTGTCGGCGAGTGCCGTGGCGCGGAAATCCAGGACCTCCTCATGGCGTTGAACACCGGACACACCGGCGCGGGCGCTACGGTACACGCGAACTCGATCAACGATGTCCCAGCACGCCTGATCGCGTTAGGGTCGCTCGCCGGGTGGCGCCCGAGCACCACGGCACTGCAGGCAGCGAGCGCGATCGCCACAGTGATCCACGTGGAACGAACAGATCGCGGACGAGGCCCGTCCGCACTAGGTTCGCTACGGCTCACTAAAGAAGGTTCGCTCGAGATTGACGTCCACTATGTCGCCGATGAAACCGGTGCCCCTCAACGCGTGGATGCACCTGGGTTGGGTGCCGACGGGCTGTGGATCCCCGGGAAGGCGGAGCGGCCGTGA
- a CDS encoding NUDIX hydrolase: protein MSTVREQLQAVVDMYAGVRGGESGLEGGPGGSGSEGNVERLPMYARLRGKFPVRKRAAVLVLFGALDSVPAVHSSEVVPADLDVLLLRRSDGLRSHAGQIAFPGGGWEEGDATLADTALREAVEETGLDPEGVTVLGTLPVTPTVSGYEVTPVLAVWERPSKVAPVDVNESVDVFRTPVADLLSEDVRCITEFERNGEPFRMPAYRLQQGLLWGFTATVLTSILTDAGWLETGWMRPAANPVKVKPKT, encoded by the coding sequence ATGAGCACAGTACGCGAACAACTCCAGGCCGTTGTCGATATGTATGCAGGCGTGCGCGGGGGTGAATCAGGCCTCGAAGGCGGGCCCGGTGGAAGCGGTTCAGAAGGAAATGTTGAACGGTTGCCGATGTATGCGCGGTTGCGCGGTAAGTTCCCGGTGCGTAAGCGGGCGGCTGTGCTGGTGTTGTTTGGTGCTCTTGACTCGGTGCCTGCGGTGCATTCTTCCGAGGTAGTGCCCGCTGATCTGGATGTCTTGTTGCTACGCCGCAGCGACGGCTTGCGTTCGCATGCAGGGCAGATCGCGTTCCCGGGTGGCGGTTGGGAAGAAGGCGACGCCACACTGGCCGATACCGCGTTGCGTGAAGCAGTTGAGGAAACCGGGCTGGACCCTGAAGGAGTCACGGTTCTAGGGACCCTACCGGTAACACCGACCGTGTCCGGCTACGAGGTCACCCCGGTATTGGCGGTGTGGGAGAGACCAAGCAAGGTCGCCCCGGTTGATGTGAATGAATCCGTTGATGTTTTCCGCACACCCGTGGCCGACCTCTTGAGTGAAGATGTACGGTGCATCACCGAATTCGAACGTAATGGAGAACCGTTCCGCATGCCGGCCTACCGCCTGCAACAGGGCCTCTTGTGGGGCTTCACCGCGACCGTTCTCACCTCGATCCTCACCGATGCCGGCTGGCTCGAAACCGGGTGGATGCGCCCGGCAGCCAACCCCGTGAAGGTCAAGCCTAAAACCTGA
- the nth gene encoding endonuclease III yields the protein MARRLTPAEKRERMWERETPLGRKRRARKINRELATKYPYVVPELDFENPFELLVATVLSAQTTDVKVNQVTMELFRRWPDAASLAGANLSEVEDVVRATGFYKTKAANIQNLARTLMEDTGGEVPDDLDYLVTLPGVGRKTAFVVLGNAFGHPGITVDTHFGRLARRFAWTKETDPVKVEYQVGELFEKKDWTNLSHHLIFHGRRICHAQRPACGACPVAQWCPSYGEGETDPEEAKKLLKYELAPGREELHRLMVEGYSRRQLRAMGYGLNA from the coding sequence ATGGCACGCAGACTCACCCCTGCCGAGAAGCGGGAACGGATGTGGGAACGCGAAACCCCATTGGGGCGCAAGAGACGTGCCCGGAAAATCAACCGCGAACTGGCAACGAAATACCCGTACGTGGTTCCGGAACTGGACTTCGAGAACCCCTTCGAGCTGCTCGTAGCGACTGTCTTGTCAGCGCAAACCACTGACGTGAAAGTCAACCAAGTCACCATGGAGCTGTTTCGGCGTTGGCCGGACGCGGCATCGTTGGCTGGCGCGAACCTGAGCGAGGTCGAAGACGTGGTGCGGGCCACGGGCTTCTATAAAACCAAAGCCGCGAACATCCAGAACCTCGCCCGGACCCTCATGGAAGACACCGGCGGTGAGGTCCCGGACGATCTCGACTACCTCGTAACCCTGCCCGGTGTGGGCCGCAAGACGGCTTTCGTGGTGTTGGGTAACGCGTTCGGGCACCCCGGAATCACGGTGGACACCCACTTTGGCAGGCTCGCCCGCCGCTTCGCGTGGACTAAGGAAACCGACCCGGTCAAGGTCGAATACCAAGTGGGGGAGCTGTTCGAAAAGAAAGACTGGACCAACCTTTCCCACCACCTCATCTTCCACGGCCGCCGCATCTGCCACGCCCAACGGCCAGCGTGCGGGGCGTGCCCCGTAGCGCAGTGGTGCCCATCGTATGGCGAAGGGGAAACCGACCCGGAAGAGGCGAAGAAGCTTTTGAAGTACGAGCTCGCCCCGGGCCGTGAAGAGCTGCACCGGCTGATGGTTGAAGGTTATTCGCGCCGGCAGCTGCGCGCGATGGGGTACGGGCTGAACGCATGA